Proteins encoded in a region of the Myxococcales bacterium genome:
- a CDS encoding oxidoreductase, producing the protein MDKNVKKVALVTGASSGIGEAVAERLASAGYKVYGTSRRGAKAGERSFEMLSLDVTSDESVQAAVREVIRAHGRIDLLVNNAGFSVSPAAAGESSMEQTRAIFDTNFFGLIRMTNAVLPQMRKQGSGRIVNIGSVLGFMPAPYMALYCATKHAVEGYSESLDHELRTRGIRVSVVEPAYTRTQFEANTLEPDSQLDEYRTTRAALRELMTEAVATGDEPSVVAEVVLKAAAAARPQLRYTAGPLAARLRLLRRFAPAGMVDGGVRKSLQLDKLPAPRTAALAQ; encoded by the coding sequence ATGGACAAGAACGTGAAGAAGGTGGCACTCGTCACGGGCGCATCGTCGGGGATCGGCGAAGCCGTGGCCGAGCGGCTCGCGAGCGCTGGTTACAAGGTCTACGGTACGAGCCGGCGGGGCGCCAAAGCAGGAGAGCGCTCGTTCGAGATGCTGAGCCTCGACGTGACGAGCGACGAGTCGGTCCAGGCCGCCGTCCGCGAGGTGATACGGGCGCACGGACGCATCGACCTCCTCGTCAACAACGCGGGCTTCAGCGTCTCTCCCGCGGCGGCGGGAGAGAGCTCCATGGAGCAGACCCGGGCCATCTTCGACACCAACTTCTTCGGGCTCATCCGGATGACCAACGCCGTCCTGCCCCAGATGCGAAAGCAAGGCAGCGGGCGCATAGTCAACATCGGCTCGGTGCTCGGCTTCATGCCGGCGCCGTACATGGCGCTCTATTGCGCGACGAAGCACGCCGTCGAAGGGTACTCGGAATCCCTCGACCACGAGCTGCGCACGCGAGGGATTCGCGTCTCGGTGGTCGAGCCCGCGTACACGCGGACGCAGTTCGAGGCGAATACCCTGGAGCCCGACTCGCAGCTCGACGAGTACCGCACAACCCGCGCGGCCCTCCGCGAGCTCATGACGGAAGCCGTTGCCACCGGTGACGAACCGAGCGTCGTGGCGGAAGTCGTGCTCAAGGCCGCGGCTGCGGCTCGTCCGCAGCTTCGCTACACGGCCGGTCCGCTCGCAGCCCGCTTGCGCCTCCTTCGCCGATTCGCGCCGGCGGGCATGGTCGACGGCGGCGTTCGGAAGAGCCTCCAGCTCGACAAGCTGCCGGCGCCGCGGACCGCGGCCCTTGCTCAGTAG
- a CDS encoding DUF1272 domain-containing protein, with protein sequence MLELRPGCECCDRDLPADSGDARICSFECTFCTQCADVRLKGTCPNCGGELVPRPRRPASKLATSPPSTSRIHKPLGCA encoded by the coding sequence ATGCTGGAGCTCCGTCCTGGGTGCGAGTGCTGCGACCGGGACCTTCCCGCGGACTCTGGCGACGCTCGGATCTGCTCGTTCGAGTGTACGTTCTGTACGCAGTGCGCCGACGTCAGGCTCAAGGGGACGTGCCCGAACTGCGGGGGAGAACTTGTACCTCGGCCGCGTCGCCCGGCGAGCAAGCTGGCGACGAGCCCGCCATCGACCAGCCGCATTCACAAGCCGCTCGGCTGCGCCTGA
- a CDS encoding SDR family oxidoreductase has protein sequence MSRPPLDGTVLVTGASSGIGLELSKLFAARAKRLVLVARRKDRLDALADELGRAHPSLEVRAEACDLGAPDEAVRLVERLAGEGVDIDVLVNNAGVGLMGMLDLAEPARVRAMLDLNVTSLVALTQACVGPMVARGRGGILNISSGAGLTLMPGFAAYVGTKHFVTGFSEALRCDLSGTGVTVTQVCPGPVATEFEQNAGNFTGMKVPGLIEISALTCARQAFAGFRRGRAIVVPGLVMKVLLGLAALTPRWVVRLYTSFASRLMRKRELATRV, from the coding sequence ATGAGCCGCCCGCCGCTCGACGGCACCGTGCTGGTCACCGGGGCGAGCTCGGGCATCGGGCTCGAGCTCTCGAAGCTGTTCGCCGCGCGCGCGAAGCGCCTCGTGCTTGTGGCCCGCCGCAAGGACCGCCTCGACGCGCTCGCCGACGAGCTCGGCCGCGCCCACCCGTCGCTGGAGGTGCGCGCCGAGGCGTGCGATCTCGGCGCTCCGGACGAGGCCGTGCGCCTCGTCGAGCGCCTCGCCGGCGAGGGGGTCGACATCGACGTGCTCGTGAACAACGCCGGCGTCGGGCTCATGGGGATGCTCGACCTCGCGGAGCCCGCCCGCGTCCGCGCGATGCTCGACCTCAACGTGACGAGCCTCGTCGCGCTCACCCAGGCCTGCGTCGGCCCGATGGTGGCGCGGGGCAGGGGAGGCATCCTGAACATCAGCTCGGGGGCCGGGCTCACGCTGATGCCCGGCTTCGCGGCGTACGTGGGCACGAAGCACTTCGTCACCGGCTTCAGCGAGGCGCTGCGGTGCGATCTCTCCGGCACCGGCGTGACCGTCACCCAAGTGTGCCCCGGCCCGGTCGCCACCGAGTTCGAGCAGAACGCGGGGAATTTCACGGGCATGAAGGTGCCAGGGCTCATCGAAATCTCCGCGCTCACCTGCGCGCGCCAGGCCTTCGCGGGCTTCCGCCGTGGCCGCGCCATCGTCGTGCCCGGCCTGGTGATGAAGGTGCTCCTCGGGCTCGCCGCGCTCACGCCGCGCTGGGTGGTGCGCCTCTACACGTCGTTCGCGTCTCGCCTGATGCGCAAGCGAGAGCTCGCCACGCGCGTCTGA
- a CDS encoding VWA domain-containing protein has protein sequence MALRRALALSFLLSFAALTSMAPACGSQEPTSFFDAALPDTFVPPLPPPGSFPDAGEATDGGFDLDGGCATATAQASRIPVYMQLVLDGSGSMDGFNGTSYVAGEREVDPETLTPRMDLTNVPTQSSGKKWIAVRGALKAFFDGLVAKPDPSLAVGLYLFSSNVAKPTAQVDVAMGFVDVTQAGALKGRLSPPIYPMGGTPLGAAVKNQRPLLVGYRPVAPVLPGGKYVMVVMTDGVPNAESLTQAQANADVVAAATAARTGTPPVTVFVVGVGNPSAQIDQYDELFLGQLAQAGGAPEPGCNPAWSDTAMSGKPCHFQVTPGAKTAAQIRDDFLTAINQIREKVASCEFTLERPPGGGELDPTRVNVLYTSGAGVETPIPQDASSGWTYDDPARPTKVILNGKACADMKADPDGKVRVVIGCKTIVTK, from the coding sequence ATGGCCCTCCGCCGCGCGCTCGCGCTCTCTTTTCTCCTTTCTTTCGCGGCCTTGACCTCGATGGCGCCCGCCTGCGGCTCGCAGGAGCCCACGAGCTTTTTCGACGCCGCGCTGCCCGACACCTTCGTGCCGCCGCTGCCTCCGCCGGGCTCGTTCCCCGACGCGGGCGAGGCGACGGACGGCGGCTTCGATCTCGACGGGGGCTGCGCCACCGCCACAGCGCAGGCGAGCCGCATCCCCGTGTACATGCAGCTCGTGCTCGACGGCTCGGGCAGCATGGACGGCTTCAACGGCACGAGCTACGTCGCCGGCGAGCGCGAGGTCGACCCCGAGACGCTCACCCCGCGCATGGATCTGACGAACGTGCCCACGCAGTCGTCCGGCAAGAAATGGATCGCCGTGCGAGGCGCGCTCAAAGCCTTCTTCGACGGGCTCGTGGCCAAGCCCGATCCGAGCCTCGCGGTGGGGCTCTATCTCTTCTCCAGCAACGTCGCGAAGCCGACCGCGCAGGTCGACGTGGCGATGGGCTTCGTCGACGTGACCCAAGCGGGCGCGCTGAAGGGCCGCCTCAGCCCGCCGATCTACCCCATGGGCGGCACGCCGCTCGGCGCCGCCGTGAAGAACCAGCGGCCCCTCCTCGTGGGCTATCGCCCGGTCGCCCCCGTGCTGCCCGGCGGCAAGTACGTGATGGTGGTGATGACCGACGGCGTGCCCAACGCCGAGTCGCTCACCCAGGCGCAGGCCAACGCCGACGTGGTGGCCGCCGCGACCGCCGCGCGCACGGGCACGCCCCCGGTCACGGTCTTCGTGGTGGGCGTCGGAAACCCGTCGGCGCAGATCGATCAGTACGACGAGCTCTTCCTCGGGCAGCTCGCGCAGGCGGGCGGCGCGCCGGAGCCCGGGTGCAACCCCGCGTGGTCGGACACCGCCATGTCGGGCAAGCCGTGCCACTTCCAGGTAACCCCGGGCGCCAAGACCGCCGCGCAGATTCGCGACGATTTTCTCACTGCCATCAACCAGATCCGCGAGAAGGTCGCCTCGTGCGAGTTCACCCTCGAGCGCCCGCCGGGCGGCGGCGAGCTCGACCCCACGCGCGTGAACGTGCTCTACACGAGCGGCGCGGGCGTGGAGACGCCCATCCCGCAAGACGCGTCGAGCGGCTGGACCTACGACGACCCCGCGCGCCCCACGAAGGTCATCTTGAACGGCAAGGCGTGCGCCGACATGAAAGCCGATCCCGACGGGAAGGTCCGCGTCGTCATCGGCTGCAAGACGATCGTCACCAAGTAG
- a CDS encoding sulfatase — protein sequence MATHRSLPPLLASLASLASLAACGVVGCSHPNPPPGPTPTDGTQAAAPPRPAPPVARGSAPTSTPAAPAASAEAAPKPAGATGGPLNVLLISIDSLRADMPWAGYPRAIAPNLTALHAKSVSYTHAYSTSSFTSKSVAGMLSGRYPSELARTGRFFTKYFDDNVFMCERLHERGTPCVGGHAHAYMGKGLSGFEQGFSDWRLVPNIPFDYNKDPYVTSQALTPMAIEMLSAVSKGSAPFFAWFHYMDPHDEYKRHDESTHFGKTARDIYDEEVFYTDLWIGKLLDWVKTQPWAARTAIVVTADHGEGFGEHSFYRHAHEVWEPLVRVPLFVMLPDAAPRVIDAPRGHADLVPTFLELLGAPADTGLPGASLVGELRGGATPQRDVVVDLPEDEYNERRRALVHGRYKLTAFGKDTRFTLYDLEADPGELTDLARTRKDLLDDLRERYRAASARIPEVAPRGGIPKH from the coding sequence ATGGCTACGCACCGATCGCTCCCGCCGCTCCTCGCCTCGCTCGCCTCGCTCGCCTCGCTCGCCGCCTGCGGCGTGGTGGGCTGCTCCCACCCTAACCCGCCCCCTGGCCCCACGCCCACGGACGGTACGCAGGCCGCGGCCCCGCCTCGACCTGCGCCGCCGGTCGCGCGGGGCAGCGCCCCGACCTCGACGCCGGCCGCTCCTGCCGCCTCGGCCGAGGCCGCGCCGAAGCCGGCCGGCGCGACCGGGGGCCCGCTCAACGTGCTGCTCATCAGCATCGACAGCCTCCGCGCCGACATGCCGTGGGCCGGCTACCCGCGCGCGATCGCGCCGAACCTCACGGCCCTCCACGCGAAGAGTGTATCTTACACTCATGCCTACTCCACCTCGTCGTTCACCTCGAAGAGCGTGGCCGGCATGCTCTCCGGGCGCTACCCGTCGGAGCTCGCGCGCACGGGCCGCTTCTTCACCAAGTACTTCGACGACAACGTGTTCATGTGCGAGCGCCTCCACGAGAGGGGCACTCCGTGCGTGGGCGGACACGCGCACGCGTACATGGGGAAGGGCCTCTCGGGCTTCGAACAGGGCTTCTCGGACTGGCGGCTCGTGCCGAATATCCCCTTCGACTACAACAAAGATCCCTACGTCACGAGCCAGGCCCTCACGCCGATGGCGATCGAGATGCTGAGCGCGGTGTCCAAGGGGAGCGCGCCGTTCTTCGCGTGGTTTCACTACATGGACCCGCACGACGAGTACAAGCGGCACGACGAGTCGACCCACTTCGGGAAGACCGCGCGCGACATTTACGACGAAGAGGTGTTCTACACCGACCTCTGGATTGGCAAATTGCTCGACTGGGTGAAGACCCAGCCGTGGGCGGCGCGCACCGCCATCGTCGTGACCGCCGACCACGGCGAGGGCTTCGGCGAGCACAGCTTCTATCGCCACGCCCACGAGGTGTGGGAGCCGCTCGTGCGCGTGCCGCTCTTCGTGATGCTCCCGGACGCCGCGCCGCGCGTGATCGACGCGCCGCGCGGGCACGCCGATCTGGTGCCCACCTTCCTCGAGCTGCTCGGGGCGCCGGCCGACACCGGCCTGCCCGGCGCGAGCCTCGTCGGCGAGCTGCGCGGCGGCGCCACACCCCAGCGCGACGTGGTGGTCGACCTGCCGGAGGACGAATACAACGAGCGGCGGCGCGCCCTCGTGCACGGGCGCTACAAGCTCACCGCGTTCGGGAAGGACACCCGCTTCACGCTCTACGATCTCGAGGCCGATCCGGGCGAGCTCACAGATCTCGCGCGCACCCGCAAGGACCTGCTCGACGACCTGCGCGAGCGCTACCGCGCGGCGTCGGCGCGCATCCCCGAGGTGGCGCCGCGCGGCGGGATCCCCAAGCACTGA
- a CDS encoding RNA methyltransferase, whose amino-acid sequence MPRPEPLDSAADPRFAPYRDLRDRDARAEGHEGSFIAEGEVVLRVLLSRAPERVRSVLLLDKRRGALDDALGALGPEVPVYTAPEAVMSAVVGFPIHRGVLALASRGPSRAPRELLAGLPASSLVVGVCGVTNHDNVGGIFRNAAAFGADAVLLDGASCDPLYRKAIRVSVGASIAVPFARGGAEVDVVRGLLEAGYAVFALTPRGELDVAALAPEDVPPRSALVVGAEGTGLAAETMALARGLRVTMAPGWDSLNVGVACGIGLHALRAARRG is encoded by the coding sequence GTGCCTCGCCCCGAACCGCTCGACTCCGCCGCTGATCCCCGCTTCGCGCCCTACCGCGATTTGCGCGATCGCGACGCCCGCGCCGAAGGCCACGAGGGCAGCTTCATCGCCGAGGGCGAGGTGGTGCTGCGGGTGCTGCTCTCCCGCGCGCCGGAGCGGGTGCGGTCGGTGCTCTTGCTCGACAAGCGCCGCGGCGCCCTCGACGACGCCCTCGGGGCGCTCGGGCCCGAGGTGCCCGTGTACACCGCGCCGGAGGCGGTGATGAGCGCGGTCGTGGGCTTCCCCATTCATCGCGGGGTGCTCGCCCTCGCCTCGCGCGGGCCCTCGCGCGCGCCTCGCGAGCTGCTCGCGGGGCTGCCCGCGTCGTCGCTCGTGGTGGGCGTGTGCGGGGTGACGAACCACGACAACGTGGGCGGCATCTTCCGGAACGCCGCGGCCTTCGGCGCGGACGCGGTGCTGCTCGACGGGGCGTCGTGCGATCCCCTGTACCGCAAGGCGATCCGCGTCTCGGTGGGCGCGTCGATCGCGGTGCCCTTCGCGCGCGGCGGCGCCGAGGTCGACGTGGTGCGAGGCCTCCTCGAGGCGGGCTACGCGGTGTTCGCGCTCACCCCGCGCGGCGAGCTCGACGTGGCCGCGCTCGCCCCGGAGGACGTGCCCCCGCGGTCGGCGCTCGTGGTCGGTGCGGAGGGCACCGGCCTCGCGGCCGAGACCATGGCCCTCGCGCGAGGGCTCCGCGTGACGATGGCGCCGGGGTGGGACTCACTGAACGTCGGCGTCGCGTGCGGCATCGGGCTCCACGCGCTGCGGGCCGCGCGCCGCGGCTGA
- a CDS encoding pantoate--beta-alanine ligase, whose translation MGEPRASIEETTSPEALRDACERARRAGAGVAFVPTMGALHEGHLALVRAGRARVGPGGLVVASIFVNPTQFGPTEDLARYPRDLAGDAAKLEAAGCDLLFAPSASAMYTEGDSTRVRVDGLTAHLCGPFRPGHFEGVATVVTKLFALVGACAAIFGKKDYQQLAVLRRVARDLFLPVEVLGHGIVREPSGLAMSSRNAYLSDAERLRALALSRGLRAAAAAFGAGERDAATLSGLVRAEVEPAADSVDYVSAADPDTLAPLEGLVGARARALLAIACRVGATRLLDNFVLGEDTPGDLEPASASRGERRAS comes from the coding sequence ATGGGAGAGCCGCGAGCGAGCATCGAGGAGACCACGTCGCCGGAGGCGCTGCGCGACGCCTGCGAGCGGGCGCGACGCGCCGGCGCCGGCGTGGCGTTCGTGCCCACCATGGGCGCGCTCCACGAGGGGCACCTGGCGCTCGTGCGCGCGGGGCGGGCGCGCGTGGGACCGGGCGGCCTCGTGGTGGCCTCCATCTTCGTGAACCCCACGCAGTTCGGGCCCACCGAAGACCTCGCGCGCTACCCTCGAGACCTCGCGGGTGACGCGGCGAAGCTCGAGGCGGCGGGCTGCGATCTGCTCTTCGCGCCCTCGGCCTCTGCGATGTACACCGAGGGCGACTCGACGCGCGTGCGGGTCGATGGCCTCACCGCGCACCTCTGCGGCCCCTTCCGCCCGGGGCATTTCGAGGGGGTCGCCACCGTGGTCACCAAGCTCTTCGCGCTCGTGGGCGCGTGCGCGGCGATCTTTGGGAAGAAGGACTACCAACAGCTCGCGGTGCTCCGCCGGGTCGCGCGCGATCTGTTCTTGCCGGTGGAGGTCCTGGGGCACGGCATCGTGCGTGAGCCGAGCGGCCTCGCGATGAGCTCTCGCAACGCGTACCTGTCCGACGCCGAGCGCCTGCGGGCCCTCGCCCTCTCTCGCGGGCTCCGGGCGGCCGCCGCGGCGTTCGGCGCGGGCGAGCGCGACGCGGCGACCCTGTCCGGCCTCGTACGCGCCGAGGTGGAGCCCGCCGCCGACAGCGTCGACTACGTGTCGGCCGCCGACCCGGACACCCTCGCCCCGCTCGAGGGCCTTGTAGGTGCGCGCGCGCGCGCGCTGCTGGCGATCGCCTGCCGTGTGGGGGCGACGCGGCTCCTCGACAACTTCGTCCTCGGGGAGGACACGCCGGGCGATCTCGAGCCGGCCTCGGCCTCGCGCGGCGAGCGGAGGGCCTCGTGA
- the tmk gene encoding dTMP kinase produces MVLEGLDGAGTTTQTARLVSALRARGVFARGTREPSDGPIGTMIRQVLSGRFVLPGGRAPGWATMALLFAADRLDHVEAEIAPVLERGGVIVSDRYDASSLAYQSVTSAREGAVDFIRTANAQALRPDVIVVVNVPAEEAARRRESRGEAAQLYEQSEVQRALAAFYKDLPTHMPRDRVVLVDGVGTEDEVHARIVAAIESTCGWPEA; encoded by the coding sequence ATCGTGCTCGAGGGCCTCGACGGCGCGGGGACCACCACCCAGACCGCGCGCCTCGTGTCGGCGCTCCGCGCTCGCGGCGTCTTCGCGCGTGGGACGCGCGAGCCGAGCGACGGGCCCATCGGCACGATGATTCGGCAGGTGCTCTCGGGCCGCTTCGTGCTCCCGGGCGGGCGCGCGCCCGGCTGGGCGACCATGGCGCTCCTCTTCGCGGCCGACAGGCTCGACCACGTGGAGGCCGAGATCGCCCCCGTGTTGGAGCGCGGCGGGGTGATCGTGTCCGACCGCTACGACGCCTCGAGCCTCGCGTATCAGTCGGTCACGAGCGCGCGCGAGGGCGCGGTGGACTTCATTCGCACCGCGAACGCCCAGGCTCTGCGCCCCGACGTGATCGTCGTGGTGAACGTGCCGGCGGAGGAGGCCGCGCGGAGGCGCGAGTCTCGCGGCGAGGCCGCGCAGCTCTACGAGCAGAGCGAGGTGCAGCGCGCACTAGCTGCATTCTACAAGGATCTCCCGACCCACATGCCGCGCGACCGCGTGGTGTTGGTCGACGGCGTGGGCACGGAGGACGAGGTCCACGCGCGCATCGTGGCGGCGATCGAGTCCACCTGCGGCTGGCCGGAAGCTTGA
- a CDS encoding protein kinase, translating to MNPELAELVRAERLLEAGELASRLGDHDTARKLYERACSFGLAAREALLAGDPAGSVVLAAEAGDAPLAERALEAMRGAASELSRAAQRLEQRGHSAWAGRLYEAAQQPKEAARAFDKAGDAVKAAALLEAAGDVVSAARTLESAMRRAPEKYALNVAYGGLLLRFGKLEHATKALQKVPARAPERREALTWLVRGLHELGLTQAEAEASHELAALGGPVPLAAAGAGAGATDRAEAIAVRSRLFGRYEVVREVGSSPSARVVECNDTVRGEHVAVKIFAGYDARGAGRDALARFEREVRVLAALDHPNVLPLRDYLPEGPALVLAWMSGGTLDDMLRKEPLAPARAVEIAIAVLSALGEAHRLGVLHRDVKPANVLFDDAGVTRLGDFGAAHLGDLSATATAGLIGTLAYMSPEQREGRPATVRSDLYGVGAILWEMLTGERPPAPDAAPRTQRDGAFRTRPSGAHRDLDVRHDEIVLRLLAESPNDRPEDAFAARRELSSIVWPSTIERATLKKGSIAPAPREADAGRLRARPDGLLEDTWAGRLVEAVPLDDVTLTRARVFARLEHPLLQPVLRVAREAGALWLAHPDARAPQRRVTPSEADELRRVVALLHSEGFVHGYLDEAHLCELADGTLMVRFSPNQGPTGTFDNDRMALARLTG from the coding sequence ATGAACCCCGAGCTCGCCGAGCTCGTCCGCGCCGAGCGCCTCCTCGAGGCGGGGGAGCTGGCCTCGCGGCTCGGAGATCACGACACCGCCCGGAAGCTCTACGAGCGCGCGTGCTCCTTCGGGCTCGCCGCGCGCGAGGCGCTGTTGGCCGGCGATCCGGCGGGCAGCGTGGTGCTCGCGGCCGAGGCCGGCGACGCTCCGCTCGCGGAGCGGGCGCTCGAAGCCATGCGGGGCGCGGCCTCCGAGCTCTCGCGCGCGGCGCAGCGCCTCGAGCAGCGCGGGCACTCGGCGTGGGCCGGTCGGCTCTACGAGGCCGCGCAGCAGCCGAAGGAGGCGGCGCGCGCCTTCGACAAAGCAGGCGACGCGGTGAAGGCCGCGGCGCTCCTCGAGGCCGCGGGCGACGTCGTCTCGGCCGCCCGGACCCTCGAGAGCGCCATGCGCCGCGCCCCCGAGAAATACGCGCTCAACGTCGCATACGGCGGGCTGCTGCTCCGCTTCGGCAAGCTCGAGCACGCGACCAAGGCGCTCCAGAAGGTGCCCGCGCGCGCGCCCGAGCGGCGCGAGGCGCTCACCTGGCTCGTGCGCGGCCTCCACGAGCTCGGCCTGACCCAGGCCGAGGCCGAGGCGTCGCACGAGCTCGCGGCGCTCGGCGGGCCGGTCCCGCTGGCCGCCGCGGGCGCGGGCGCCGGCGCGACCGACCGCGCCGAGGCGATCGCCGTGCGCTCTCGGCTCTTCGGGCGCTACGAGGTGGTCCGGGAGGTGGGCAGCTCTCCGTCTGCGCGCGTCGTCGAGTGCAACGACACCGTGCGCGGGGAGCACGTCGCCGTGAAGATCTTCGCCGGGTACGACGCCCGCGGCGCAGGGCGCGACGCGCTCGCGCGGTTCGAGCGCGAGGTGCGGGTGCTCGCGGCGCTCGATCACCCGAACGTGCTCCCGCTGCGCGATTACCTGCCCGAGGGGCCCGCGCTGGTGCTCGCGTGGATGAGCGGGGGCACCCTCGACGACATGCTCCGCAAGGAGCCGCTCGCGCCGGCACGAGCGGTCGAGATCGCGATCGCCGTGCTCTCGGCGCTCGGCGAGGCGCACCGCCTCGGCGTGCTCCACCGCGACGTGAAGCCGGCCAACGTGCTCTTCGACGACGCCGGCGTCACCCGCCTCGGCGACTTCGGCGCCGCGCACCTCGGCGATCTGTCGGCCACCGCCACCGCGGGCCTCATCGGCACGCTCGCCTACATGAGCCCCGAGCAGCGGGAGGGGCGCCCCGCCACGGTGCGCAGTGATCTGTACGGGGTCGGCGCGATCCTCTGGGAAATGTTGACCGGAGAGCGCCCGCCGGCGCCGGACGCGGCCCCCCGCACGCAGCGCGACGGCGCCTTTCGCACGCGCCCGAGCGGCGCGCACCGCGACTTGGACGTGCGGCACGACGAGATCGTCTTGCGCCTGCTCGCCGAGTCGCCCAACGATCGCCCCGAAGACGCGTTCGCCGCCCGCCGCGAGCTCAGCTCGATCGTGTGGCCGAGCACCATCGAGCGCGCGACGCTGAAGAAGGGCTCCATCGCGCCCGCGCCCCGCGAGGCCGACGCGGGGCGCCTCCGCGCGCGGCCCGACGGCCTGCTCGAGGACACCTGGGCCGGGAGGCTCGTCGAGGCCGTGCCCCTCGACGACGTGACGCTCACGCGGGCGCGCGTCTTCGCGCGGCTCGAGCACCCGCTCCTCCAGCCCGTGCTGCGCGTCGCGCGGGAAGCGGGCGCGCTGTGGCTCGCGCACCCCGACGCCCGCGCGCCCCAGCGCCGCGTGACCCCGAGTGAGGCCGACGAGCTGCGCCGCGTCGTCGCGCTCCTCCACTCCGAGGGCTTCGTGCACGGGTATCTCGACGAGGCGCACCTGTGCGAGCTCGCCGACGGCACGCTCATGGTCCGCTTCTCGCCGAACCAAGGCCCGACCGGCACGTTCGACAACGACCGTATGGCCCTCGCGCGCCTCACGGGCTGA
- a CDS encoding YcbK family protein, with the protein MLRDRRAGLVAVAALVVAGLVAPGDAIADPPASPRPATRAPAPAPAAAPRRPSAPPAPARPGQAPHRGGGAPKKPKGKPKGRGEPPIPKGYANTVRAWHTPAPGRAPALDAQGRPMLTLVALNTAERVTLPAQTDTGGFAAAELDTAAHLLRDPRTGNEHPVEPALLDAVYRIARHFSAQEVRVISGYRTPKPGGHSNHGRGRAMDLIVPGATDEDVAKLAREAGYSGVGVYPVSGFVHVDIRPRSYFWIDTSGPGGRSRLRGVLADVAAKADSAAAARGARPVRAFSLLPDVDAALRAEGGQATEPMHEEDEDAEAPGAAGAAGADG; encoded by the coding sequence GTGCTCCGCGACCGCCGCGCAGGTCTCGTCGCGGTCGCCGCGCTGGTCGTGGCTGGCCTCGTCGCGCCCGGCGACGCCATCGCCGACCCGCCCGCGAGCCCGCGCCCTGCGACCCGCGCGCCTGCCCCCGCACCGGCGGCGGCTCCACGGCGCCCCTCGGCGCCGCCGGCGCCGGCCCGCCCCGGCCAGGCCCCGCATCGCGGCGGCGGCGCGCCGAAGAAGCCCAAAGGGAAGCCGAAGGGGCGGGGTGAGCCGCCGATCCCGAAGGGCTACGCGAACACCGTCCGCGCCTGGCACACGCCCGCCCCTGGGCGCGCGCCTGCGCTCGACGCGCAGGGCCGCCCCATGCTCACGCTCGTCGCGCTGAACACGGCCGAGCGCGTGACGCTCCCCGCGCAGACCGACACCGGCGGCTTCGCGGCGGCCGAGCTCGACACCGCGGCCCACCTCCTGCGAGATCCGCGCACGGGAAACGAGCACCCGGTGGAGCCCGCGCTGCTCGACGCGGTGTACCGGATCGCGAGGCATTTCTCTGCGCAAGAGGTGCGGGTCATCTCTGGCTACCGGACGCCAAAGCCGGGCGGCCACTCGAACCACGGCCGCGGGCGCGCGATGGACCTCATCGTGCCCGGCGCCACCGACGAAGACGTGGCGAAGCTCGCGCGCGAGGCGGGATACTCCGGCGTGGGCGTCTACCCGGTGAGCGGCTTCGTCCACGTCGACATCCGACCGCGGAGCTACTTCTGGATCGACACGAGCGGGCCGGGCGGGCGCAGCCGGCTCCGCGGTGTGTTGGCCGACGTCGCGGCGAAGGCCGACAGCGCGGCCGCGGCGCGCGGGGCGCGGCCCGTGCGCGCGTTCTCGCTGCTGCCCGACGTCGACGCGGCCCTCCGGGCCGAGGGCGGACAGGCGACCGAGCCGATGCACGAGGAGGACGAGGACGCCGAGGCGCCCGGCGCGGCGGGCGCGGCGGGCGCCGACGGATGA